AAATATTTTTTAAAGAAAAAACATACGTTATAGGTGCAATATCTAAAATAATTATTTTATAAATAATATTTTTTAATAAAGTAGTTAAATACATAGCAACTTTACCACCCATAGAGTATCCAATTAAAATTACTTTTTGATTAATATTTAAAAAATTTAATGTTTCAACAACATCATGAGCCATAGTACTATATCTCATATCCATATTATTAGTAGATTGGCCATGATTACGCAAATCTAATAAAATAATAGGATAATTAATTTTTTGTTTTAGTAAATAACCTAATTGTAGTAAACTATTTTTATTACCAAATAATCCATGTAATATAATAATAGTCATTATGTTATTTTTATTGTTTGTATAATTTAGTATTTTTTGTGATAAAATCATATGCTTTTAAAGCATCAAAAACCTAATTATGTTATTATATATAACAATTATACTTATATAAATGAATATGCATAATATTATATGAAAAATATTAATCCTACTAAAACTATATCTTGGAAAGCATTACAAAATCATATATATGATATGAAACATATAACTCTGACACAACTTTTTCAGCAAGATCAAAAAAGGTTTTTAAATTTTTCTATCAATTTTGAAAACAAAATTTTATTTGATTTTTCTAAAAATATTATTAATTATAAAACCATGCATTATTTAACAAATTTAGCCAAAGAAATTAATTATCTTGATGCTATACATGATATGTTTTATGGGGAAAAAATAAATAAAACAGAACAACGTTCAGTTTTACATATAGCATTGAGAAACTATAATAATAATGATTTCTTATCACAAAATAATAATATTTATAATAATATAAATATTATTTTAAAAAAAATTAAGAATATATCCAATAATATTATTAATGGTATTTGGAAAGGATATACTAATCAACCTATAAAAAATATTATTAATGTTGGTATTGGGGGTTCACATTTAGGACCATTAATGACAATAGAAGCTTTAAAACATTATCAAAATCATTTAAATATATATTTTATATCTAGTTTAGATTCCATGCAATTAATTAATATTTTGAAAAAAATTAAACCTGAAAATAGCATTTTTATTATTTCTTCTAAAACCTTTACTACACAAGAAACAATAACAAATGCTTTATGTATAAAAGAATGGTTTATAGATAATAAATCTAACATTAATATTAATGAAATTATGCAAAAACATTTTATCGGTATTACTGCTAATACAGATAATGCTATTAATTTTGGTATTCCATATGATAATGTATTACCCATCTGGGAATGGGTAGGTGGTAGATTTTCTTTATGGTCATCTATTGGTTTAATTATATCATTATCTATAGGTTTTAAACATTTTAAACATTTATTAGATGGTGCTGCAAAAATGGATCATCATTTTTTTTATAGTGATATTACACAAAATATGCCTATCATTATGGCTTTAATTAGTATTTGGTATAATAATTTTTGGAATACTGAAACTGAAGCTTGCATACCATACTGTTATAATATGCGTTTTTTAATAAAATATTTACAACAGTTAAATATGGAATCGAATGGGAAATCTATAGATAGGGTAGGTAATTATATTACTTATCAAACTAGTCCTATTATATGGGGTGATATAGGTACAGATGGACAACATTCATTTTTTCAATTATTACATCAAGGAACTAAAATAATACCATGTGATTTTATTGCTCCTGTTATACCTACTATATATGTAAAAAATATTCATAATAAACTAATAGCTAATTATATTGCACAAACTAAAACATTAGCTTTTGGTAATATGCAAGAAAAAGGTAGTAATCAAAATATATATCAACAATGTATTGGTAATCATCCAAGTAATTCAATTTTTATAAAAAAAATTACTCCATATAATTTAGGTCTATTAATAGCTTTATATGAACATAAAATTTTCATGCAAGGAGTTATTTTAAATATTTTTTCTTTTGATCAGTGGGGTGTAGAATTAGGTAAAAAATTTGCTACGTTAATATTAGATGATTTACATAATGATACACATAATATTAATAAATATGATGTTTCTACGAACGGACTAATTAATTTTTATAAATCATTTTTATAGAAATTATTACTGTATATTAATAAAAATTAATTAATCGTTTTTTTATACATTAAGTTATTTTATATAATAAATATATAACAAAATATATTATATATCTTTTATTGTTATTGCTAATAAAATCAAATTGATTTAATAATGATGTATTTCTTTAAAAGAAATTATTTTATTTAGAATTCTTATATTTGTTATTGATTTTATAGAATGAATGTTTTTTTTAGATAATTCTACGAGAGCATAATAATCAAATAATTTAACATGACCAATATTATTACTAGGTATTAATATTTTATTAATAAAAGTACCTACTATATGACGTATTTCTACACCATCTTTTTTCCCTATATTTATTTTATACATTATCATATTTTCATGTAAATTATTTTTTTTATTTGCACGTACAAATTTATTTTTAACAGAACTAACTTCTGGAGGAATAACTAAAGGCCTATTACCTTGCGCAATTTTTAATAATACGGCTGTTAATAATGTTTTATCTATAAATTCTTCAAATGGTTTTGTTAACAAAAGATTTTTATATTGTTCAATATCATGACTTTTTAATGTATTATGTATTTTTATAATAAATTTTTCTAATCTTTTTTGACTTAAAAAAGATGAATGAGGTATTTTTTTTTCTATAATATTAAAT
This region of Enterobacteriaceae endosymbiont of Macroplea appendiculata genomic DNA includes:
- the pgi gene encoding glucose-6-phosphate isomerase; amino-acid sequence: MKNINPTKTISWKALQNHIYDMKHITLTQLFQQDQKRFLNFSINFENKILFDFSKNIINYKTMHYLTNLAKEINYLDAIHDMFYGEKINKTEQRSVLHIALRNYNNNDFLSQNNNIYNNINIILKKIKNISNNIINGIWKGYTNQPIKNIINVGIGGSHLGPLMTIEALKHYQNHLNIYFISSLDSMQLINILKKIKPENSIFIISSKTFTTQETITNALCIKEWFIDNKSNININEIMQKHFIGITANTDNAINFGIPYDNVLPIWEWVGGRFSLWSSIGLIISLSIGFKHFKHLLDGAAKMDHHFFYSDITQNMPIIMALISIWYNNFWNTETEACIPYCYNMRFLIKYLQQLNMESNGKSIDRVGNYITYQTSPIIWGDIGTDGQHSFFQLLHQGTKIIPCDFIAPVIPTIYVKNIHNKLIANYIAQTKTLAFGNMQEKGSNQNIYQQCIGNHPSNSIFIKKITPYNLGLLIALYEHKIFMQGVILNIFSFDQWGVELGKKFATLILDDLHNDTHNINKYDVSTNGLINFYKSFL